Proteins from a genomic interval of Polaribacter sp. Q13:
- a CDS encoding penicillin-binding protein, which produces MTLFLLAIVFRVFTIQHSEGEKYRKLFTELAIRQDTVYANKGNVYAADGNLLATSMSKFTIRMDVVAVDGKLFEKNIVGLSKALSGMFGKTPYYYQNKLRTAKKRHNRYLLIARNVGYTDYLKIKEFPIFNKGVYGGGFIAEHKTVRAHPIGKIAERTIGYDDFRGEAGIEGAFADYMEGENGLRWKQKIAKNQWKPINDVNEKEPIDGHDIITTIDVNIQDVTHHALLDKLEYFEAEHGCAVVMETATGEIKAISNLGRTSKGTYYEKRNYAVWESHEPGSTFKLASLMVALDDKVIDTSTVVDTEKGRIYVHGKKVEDSHRGGYGKISAARVLEVSSNVGVVKIIKKYYDKNPQRYYDKIKEYGFTKPIGFQIKGEGKPYIPNPKDKSWSKISLEWMAWGYGISITPMQTLMFYNAVANNGVMVKPRFVKELRAEGKSEKVFETEIVNPKIASDETLKKLRKMMENVVVKGTAKSMYSPNFSMAGKTGTAKKYIPRTKNSKGEWEGGFYSNKHYVASFAGFFPADNPKYSCIVVIHDPLKKKGYYGATVAGPVFKEIAQKIYTTTPIDNQSVDDKVEFGAIEKEYLKFDKKINKEYQEVPDVRGMSGMDALALLENIGLKVQFSGVGKVKSQSLRRGEKLIKGRTIILKLS; this is translated from the coding sequence ATGACGCTTTTTTTGTTGGCTATTGTATTTCGTGTATTTACAATTCAGCATTCAGAAGGAGAAAAATATAGAAAGCTTTTTACGGAATTAGCTATTAGACAAGATACTGTTTATGCTAATAAAGGGAATGTTTATGCGGCTGATGGAAATTTGTTAGCAACCTCTATGTCTAAATTTACAATTAGAATGGATGTGGTTGCTGTTGATGGTAAACTTTTTGAGAAAAATATTGTAGGTCTTTCTAAGGCGCTTTCGGGTATGTTTGGGAAAACTCCTTATTATTATCAAAATAAATTAAGAACCGCAAAAAAGAGACATAATAGATATTTGTTAATTGCTAGGAATGTAGGATATACAGATTATTTAAAAATTAAAGAATTTCCAATTTTTAATAAAGGTGTATACGGTGGTGGGTTTATTGCAGAGCATAAAACGGTAAGAGCGCATCCTATTGGTAAAATTGCCGAACGTACCATTGGTTATGATGATTTTAGAGGTGAGGCGGGTATTGAAGGAGCTTTTGCTGATTATATGGAAGGTGAAAATGGGTTAAGATGGAAGCAGAAAATAGCTAAAAATCAATGGAAGCCTATAAATGATGTAAATGAAAAAGAGCCTATAGATGGGCATGATATTATAACAACTATAGATGTTAATATTCAAGATGTTACGCATCATGCTTTATTAGATAAATTAGAATATTTTGAAGCAGAGCATGGTTGTGCGGTGGTTATGGAAACTGCAACTGGCGAGATTAAAGCGATTTCTAATTTAGGAAGAACATCTAAGGGAACATATTACGAAAAAAGAAATTATGCGGTTTGGGAAAGTCATGAGCCGGGTTCTACTTTTAAGTTAGCAAGTTTAATGGTTGCTTTAGATGATAAAGTTATAGATACATCAACGGTAGTAGATACGGAAAAAGGAAGGATTTATGTGCATGGGAAAAAAGTAGAAGATTCTCATCGAGGTGGTTATGGTAAAATTTCTGCTGCAAGGGTTTTAGAGGTTTCTTCTAATGTTGGGGTGGTTAAAATTATTAAAAAATATTACGATAAAAATCCTCAGAGATATTATGATAAAATTAAAGAATATGGTTTTACGAAGCCTATTGGTTTTCAAATAAAAGGAGAGGGTAAACCTTATATTCCTAATCCTAAAGATAAAAGTTGGAGTAAGATTTCATTAGAATGGATGGCTTGGGGATATGGAATTTCGATTACACCAATGCAAACATTAATGTTTTATAATGCGGTTGCAAATAATGGGGTAATGGTAAAGCCAAGATTTGTAAAAGAATTAAGAGCTGAAGGTAAAAGTGAAAAAGTTTTTGAAACCGAAATTGTAAACCCAAAAATAGCTTCTGATGAAACTTTAAAGAAGTTGCGTAAGATGATGGAGAATGTAGTAGTTAAAGGAACTGCTAAGAGTATGTATTCTCCTAATTTTTCTATGGCGGGAAAAACAGGGACAGCTAAAAAGTATATTCCAAGAACTAAAAATAGTAAAGGAGAATGGGAAGGTGGTTTTTATTCTAATAAACACTATGTGGCTTCTTTTGCAGGTTTTTTTCCTGCAGATAATCCAAAGTATTCTTGCATTGTGGTTATTCATGATCCATTGAAGAAAAAAGGATATTATGGAGCAACGGTTGCAGGTCCTGTTTTTAAAGAAATTGCTCAGAAAATTTATACTACAACTCCTATAGATAATCAGTCTGTAGATGATAAAGTAGAGTTTGGTGCTATAGAAAAAGAATATTTAAAATTCGATAAAAAAATAAATAAGGAGTATCAAGAAGTGCCTGATGTTAGAGGAATGTCTGGGATGGATGCCTTGGCTTTATTAGAGAATATCGGATTAAAAGTGCAATTTTCTGGAGTAGGAAAAGTGAAGTCTCAATCACTAAGAAGAGGAGAAAAGTTAATTAAAGGAAGAACAATTATTTTAAAACTTTCGTAA
- a CDS encoding UDP-N-acetylmuramoyl-L-alanyl-D-glutamate--2,6-diaminopimelate ligase, producing MKKLKDILYKVAIHQVFGVTDIDVSAVVFDSRKIEKNAVFVAQKGVSVDGHLYIEKAIELGATAIVCEDFPADKKVGISYIQVADANVALAIMASNFYDNPSKKIPLIGVTGTNGKTTIASLLYQLFKKAGYKVGLLSTVKILVDEVVFKATHTTPDSVTINSYLDKMVDAGVDYCFMEVSSHGIHQKRTEGLTFAGGIFTNLSHDHLDYHKTFAEYRDVKKSFFDSLPKSAFALTNIDDKNGDFILQNTKAKKVTYALKTLADYRAKILEKQFSGTLLKINDTEVWTKLIGQFNASNLLAIFATAELLGLEKIEILTIISQLENVSGRFEYVISEDGVTAIVDYAHTPDALKNVLETINDIRTGHEKLITVVGCGGDRDKTKRPKMAHIASQLSSQAIFTSDNPRTENAQTILDEMEVGVSSENYKKTLSILDRRQAIKTACKFSESGDIILIAGKGHENYQEINGVRTHFDDLEEVNNCFNQLKKN from the coding sequence CTGAAAAAATTAAAAGACATATTATATAAGGTTGCTATTCATCAAGTATTTGGGGTTACAGATATTGATGTAAGTGCAGTTGTTTTCGATTCTAGAAAGATTGAAAAGAATGCTGTTTTTGTTGCTCAAAAAGGAGTTTCTGTAGACGGTCATTTATATATTGAGAAAGCAATTGAATTAGGTGCTACAGCTATTGTTTGTGAAGATTTTCCTGCGGATAAAAAAGTTGGAATTTCATACATTCAAGTTGCTGATGCTAATGTTGCTTTGGCAATTATGGCTTCTAACTTTTATGACAATCCATCAAAAAAAATACCATTAATTGGTGTTACAGGAACTAATGGAAAAACAACCATAGCATCACTTTTATATCAATTATTTAAAAAGGCGGGTTACAAAGTTGGGCTTTTATCAACAGTAAAAATTTTGGTAGATGAGGTTGTGTTTAAAGCGACGCATACAACGCCAGATTCTGTAACGATTAATAGTTATTTAGATAAAATGGTGGATGCAGGTGTAGATTATTGTTTTATGGAAGTGAGTTCTCATGGAATTCATCAAAAAAGAACAGAAGGATTAACGTTTGCTGGTGGAATTTTCACCAATCTATCTCACGATCATTTAGATTATCATAAAACATTTGCAGAGTATAGAGATGTAAAGAAATCATTTTTCGATTCATTGCCTAAATCTGCTTTTGCACTTACAAATATCGATGATAAGAATGGTGATTTTATCTTGCAAAATACGAAAGCGAAAAAGGTAACTTATGCTTTAAAGACATTAGCAGATTATAGAGCTAAGATTTTAGAAAAGCAATTTTCTGGTACGCTTTTAAAAATAAATGATACAGAGGTTTGGACCAAGTTAATCGGTCAGTTTAATGCTTCTAATTTGCTGGCAATTTTTGCTACTGCAGAATTATTAGGTTTAGAAAAAATAGAAATCTTAACAATTATAAGTCAGTTAGAAAATGTGAGTGGTCGTTTTGAGTATGTTATTTCAGAAGATGGGGTTACTGCAATTGTAGATTATGCACATACACCAGATGCTTTAAAAAATGTACTAGAAACTATTAATGATATTAGAACTGGTCATGAAAAACTGATTACAGTTGTTGGTTGTGGTGGAGATAGAGATAAAACAAAAAGACCAAAAATGGCACATATTGCTTCTCAGTTAAGTAGTCAAGCTATTTTTACGTCAGACAATCCGAGAACAGAAAATGCGCAAACTATTTTAGACGAAATGGAAGTAGGTGTTTCTTCTGAGAATTACAAAAAAACATTGTCAATTTTAGATAGAAGACAGGCTATAAAAACTGCTTGTAAATTTTCTGAAAGTGGAGATATTATATTAATAGCAGGAAAGGGACATGAAAATTATCAAGAAATAAATGGAGTAAGAACTCATTTTGATGATTTAGAAGAAGTTAATAACTGTTTTAATCAATTAAAAAAGAATTAA
- the mraY gene encoding phospho-N-acetylmuramoyl-pentapeptide-transferase, whose translation MLYYLFQYLESETHFPGAGLFQFITFRAAAAFILSLLISTIYGKRIIDFLRNQQVGETVRDLGLDGQKQKAGTPTMGGVIIILATLIPVLLLAKLENIYVVILIITTVWMGLIGFLDDYIKVFKKDKDGLSGKFKVLGQVGLGVIVGSMLYFNDGVTIKEQLPKEQQIVNKEGRKVVFGEAHKSTKTTVPFLKDNELEYSKALSFLGDGYEKYGWIVFIFITVFIVTGISNGANLTDGIDGLAAGSSAIIVVTLAAFAWVSGNIVFADYLDVMYIPNSGEMTVFILAFAGALIGFLWYNTFPAQVFMGDTGSLTIGGIIAVIAISIRKELLLPILAGVFVVENLSVIMQVSWFKYTKKKFGEGRRIFKMSPLHHHYQKLNYHESKIVVRFWIVGILLAVFTIVTLKLR comes from the coding sequence ATGCTGTATTATTTATTTCAATATTTAGAAAGTGAAACACATTTTCCTGGTGCAGGATTGTTTCAGTTCATCACATTTAGGGCCGCAGCAGCTTTTATTTTATCATTATTGATTTCTACAATTTATGGTAAAAGAATTATTGATTTTTTAAGAAATCAACAAGTTGGAGAAACCGTAAGGGATTTAGGTTTAGATGGTCAAAAACAAAAAGCAGGAACACCTACAATGGGTGGAGTTATTATCATTTTAGCAACCTTAATTCCTGTTTTATTATTAGCGAAATTAGAGAATATTTATGTAGTTATCTTGATCATAACTACTGTTTGGATGGGATTAATAGGCTTTTTAGATGACTATATAAAAGTATTTAAAAAAGACAAAGACGGGTTAAGTGGTAAATTTAAAGTCTTGGGACAGGTTGGTTTAGGTGTTATTGTAGGTTCTATGCTTTATTTTAATGATGGAGTTACAATTAAAGAGCAACTGCCAAAAGAGCAACAAATAGTAAATAAAGAAGGGCGAAAAGTTGTTTTTGGAGAAGCACATAAGTCTACAAAAACCACAGTTCCTTTTTTAAAGGATAACGAATTAGAATACTCAAAAGCTTTAAGTTTTTTGGGTGATGGGTATGAAAAATATGGTTGGATAGTTTTTATATTTATTACCGTATTTATTGTAACAGGAATTTCAAACGGAGCAAATTTAACAGACGGAATTGATGGTTTAGCGGCAGGTTCGTCTGCAATTATTGTGGTAACGTTAGCGGCGTTTGCTTGGGTATCTGGTAATATTGTTTTTGCAGATTATTTAGATGTAATGTACATACCAAATTCTGGAGAAATGACAGTTTTTATATTGGCATTTGCAGGGGCTTTAATTGGTTTTCTTTGGTATAACACGTTTCCGGCTCAAGTTTTTATGGGAGATACAGGTAGTTTAACTATTGGTGGAATTATAGCGGTGATTGCAATTTCAATTCGTAAAGAATTATTGTTACCCATTTTAGCCGGAGTATTTGTAGTAGAGAATCTGTCTGTAATTATGCAGGTGTCTTGGTTTAAGTACACTAAAAAGAAGTTTGGAGAAGGAAGAAGAATTTTTAAAATGTCGCCATTGCATCATCATTATCAAAAATTAAATTATCACGAAAGTAAAATTGTAGTCCGATTTTGGATTGTTGGAATTTTGTTAGCAGTATTTACAATTGTTACTTTAAAATTAAGATAA
- the murD gene encoding UDP-N-acetylmuramoyl-L-alanine--D-glutamate ligase, producing the protein MKRLCILGGGESGVGAALLGKQKGFEVFVSDKNEISKKYKEVLLNNEIDFEENQHTESKILNADVVVKSPGIPETVALILKLKENAIPVISEIEFAAQYTDATIVGITGSNGKTTTTLLLHHILKNAGLNVGVAGNIGDSFAQQVAEQSYENYVLELSSFQLDGIENFNSHIAILTNITPDHLDRYEYDFNKYIDSKFRITKNQTATDYLIYDADDEVINNWLKENKTSAKLVPFSLEKELEYGAYLKNNNIIININKDKINMPLSTLSIKGKHNTKNAMAATMAAQLLKARKQVILESLEDFEGAEHRLENVAKIRDVEYINDSKATNVNATYYALECMDKTTIWIVGGVDKGNDYNDLLPLVREKVKAIVCLGLDNEKIKNTFGNVVDIIVETAGAEEAVKVSHKLAERGEAVLLSPACASFDLFDNYEDRGRQFKKAVRNL; encoded by the coding sequence ATGAAAAGGCTTTGTATTCTTGGAGGAGGAGAAAGTGGTGTTGGTGCAGCGCTTTTAGGAAAACAAAAGGGATTCGAAGTCTTTGTTTCTGATAAAAATGAAATATCAAAAAAGTATAAAGAAGTTCTTTTAAATAACGAGATCGATTTTGAAGAAAATCAACATACAGAAAGCAAAATTTTAAATGCGGATGTAGTGGTTAAAAGTCCTGGTATTCCAGAGACTGTTGCTTTAATTCTAAAATTGAAAGAAAACGCAATTCCTGTTATTTCAGAAATTGAATTTGCAGCTCAATATACAGATGCAACGATTGTAGGGATTACGGGGTCAAATGGAAAAACAACCACTACACTATTGCTGCATCATATTTTAAAAAATGCAGGGTTAAATGTAGGTGTTGCAGGTAATATTGGAGATAGTTTTGCGCAACAAGTTGCGGAGCAATCTTATGAAAATTATGTGTTAGAGTTAAGTAGTTTTCAGTTAGATGGTATTGAGAATTTTAATAGTCATATTGCAATTTTAACCAATATTACGCCAGATCATTTAGACAGATATGAATATGATTTTAATAAATATATAGATTCGAAATTTAGAATCACAAAGAATCAGACAGCAACCGATTATTTAATTTATGATGCAGATGATGAAGTCATCAATAATTGGTTAAAAGAGAATAAAACAAGTGCAAAATTGGTTCCGTTTTCACTTGAAAAAGAGTTAGAGTATGGAGCGTATTTGAAAAACAACAATATTATTATCAACATAAATAAAGACAAAATTAACATGCCGTTATCAACTTTATCAATAAAAGGAAAACACAATACTAAAAATGCTATGGCAGCTACAATGGCGGCTCAATTGTTAAAAGCAAGAAAGCAAGTTATATTAGAGAGTTTAGAAGATTTTGAAGGAGCAGAACATCGTTTAGAGAATGTAGCTAAAATTAGGGATGTAGAATATATAAACGATTCTAAGGCAACTAATGTAAACGCAACTTATTATGCATTAGAATGCATGGATAAAACCACTATTTGGATTGTTGGTGGTGTAGATAAAGGGAACGATTATAATGATTTGTTGCCTCTGGTAAGAGAAAAAGTAAAAGCGATTGTTTGTTTAGGTTTAGATAATGAAAAAATAAAAAACACATTTGGCAATGTAGTAGATATTATTGTGGAAACTGCGGGAGCAGAAGAGGCGGTAAAAGTATCTCATAAATTAGCCGAAAGAGGAGAGGCTGTTTTATTATCGCCAGCATGTGCTAGTTTCGATTTGTTTGATAACTATGAAGATAGAGGTCGCCAATTTAAGAAGGCAGTAAGAAATTTGTAA
- a CDS encoding FtsW/RodA/SpoVE family cell cycle protein: MKTIFQYIKGDKTIWAIVAILAIFSFMPVYSASTNLVYVVGYGSSLGYLFKHIVLLIMGFAIIYGVHKVPYRYFSGGSVIMLPVIIFLLIYTLSQGTTIGGANASRWIRIGGIGFQTSTLAGLVLMVYVARYLSRNKDKAISFKESLWQLWLPVALVLVLILPANFSTTAIIFVMILIVTFIGGYPLKYLGFILGVGIGLLLIFILAAKAFPDLMPNRVQTWENRIESFSDDEGKEAYQVEKAKIAIAMGETFGVGPGKSVQKNFLPQSTSDFIYAIIVEEYGLVGGFLIVSIYFILLFRIFVVIRKTSTIFGALLVLGVGLPIIFQASINMAVATNLFPVTGQTLPLISSGGTSIWMTCFALGMILSVSASKEETEEDILDDNPLDILHETID, encoded by the coding sequence ATGAAAACCATTTTTCAATACATAAAAGGAGATAAAACCATTTGGGCAATTGTTGCTATTTTGGCAATATTCTCATTTATGCCAGTTTATAGCGCAAGCACAAACTTGGTGTATGTGGTTGGTTATGGTTCTTCTTTAGGGTATCTATTTAAGCATATTGTGTTGTTAATTATGGGGTTTGCCATTATTTATGGAGTTCATAAAGTGCCGTACAGGTATTTTTCTGGTGGTTCTGTTATAATGCTTCCGGTAATTATCTTTTTGTTGATTTATACGTTGTCTCAAGGAACAACAATTGGAGGAGCAAACGCAAGTAGGTGGATTAGAATTGGCGGAATTGGTTTTCAAACATCTACTTTGGCAGGTTTGGTTTTAATGGTGTATGTAGCTAGATATTTATCAAGAAATAAAGATAAGGCAATAAGTTTTAAAGAAAGTTTATGGCAATTATGGTTGCCAGTGGCACTTGTTTTAGTACTAATTTTACCAGCAAACTTCTCTACAACGGCAATTATATTTGTCATGATTTTAATCGTTACTTTTATTGGAGGGTACCCGTTAAAATACTTAGGATTTATATTAGGTGTAGGAATTGGGTTGCTGTTAATTTTTATTTTAGCAGCAAAAGCATTTCCAGATTTAATGCCGAATAGAGTACAAACTTGGGAGAATAGAATAGAGAGTTTTTCTGATGATGAAGGCAAAGAAGCGTATCAAGTAGAAAAAGCAAAAATAGCAATTGCTATGGGAGAAACATTTGGTGTTGGCCCTGGTAAAAGCGTTCAAAAAAACTTTTTACCACAATCTACATCAGATTTTATTTATGCAATAATTGTGGAAGAATATGGTTTAGTTGGTGGTTTTTTAATAGTGTCTATATATTTTATTCTGTTGTTCAGAATTTTTGTAGTCATTAGAAAAACAAGCACAATTTTCGGAGCTTTGTTGGTGTTGGGAGTTGGGCTTCCTATTATTTTTCAGGCATCCATTAATATGGCAGTTGCTACTAATTTATTCCCTGTAACAGGGCAAACTTTACCACTTATTAGTAGTGGTGGTACTTCTATTTGGATGACTTGTTTTGCTTTAGGAATGATTTTAAGTGTAAGCGCATCCAAAGAAGAAACAGAAGAAGATATTTTAGATGATAACCCTTTAGACATACTTCATGAAACAATCGATTAA
- the murG gene encoding undecaprenyldiphospho-muramoylpentapeptide beta-N-acetylglucosaminyltransferase, producing MKQSINILISGGGTGGHIYPAIAIANELKLRYPNAKFLFVGAKDKMEMEKVPQAGYEIKGLWISGIQRKLTVANLSFPFKLVSSLWNASKIIRKFKPDVAIGTGGFASGPTLIMANRKGIPTLIQEQNSYPGITNKLLSKKAHKICVAYDNLERFFPADKIVKTGNPVRQDLLSIHSKREQGKDFFKLDKEKKTILVLGGSLGARKINQLVETNLEFFKKQGVQVIWQCGKLYFDEYEKYNEIENIQVHQFVNRMDYAYAASDIIISRAGASSVSELCIVGKPVIFIPSPNVSEDHQTKNARSIADKHAAILLKETELESFPIVFETLIKDKGKQEHLSENIKELALPGATTDIVNEVEKLLQK from the coding sequence ATGAAACAATCGATTAACATATTAATTTCTGGAGGCGGAACCGGAGGGCACATCTATCCTGCAATTGCAATTGCAAACGAATTAAAGTTGCGTTATCCGAATGCAAAATTTTTATTTGTAGGTGCAAAGGATAAAATGGAAATGGAAAAAGTTCCGCAAGCAGGTTATGAAATTAAAGGATTGTGGATTTCTGGAATACAAAGAAAGTTAACAGTAGCCAACCTTTCATTTCCGTTTAAGTTGGTAAGTAGTTTGTGGAATGCCTCTAAAATAATTAGAAAATTTAAACCAGATGTAGCAATTGGTACTGGTGGTTTTGCAAGCGGTCCAACTTTAATAATGGCAAATAGAAAAGGGATTCCTACTTTAATACAAGAGCAGAATTCTTATCCAGGTATTACTAATAAATTATTAAGTAAAAAAGCACACAAAATTTGTGTTGCTTATGATAATTTAGAACGTTTTTTTCCTGCTGATAAAATTGTGAAAACAGGAAATCCTGTTCGTCAAGATTTGTTGTCTATTCATTCGAAAAGGGAACAAGGAAAAGACTTTTTTAAGTTAGATAAAGAGAAGAAAACTATTTTAGTTTTAGGAGGTAGTTTAGGAGCACGTAAAATTAATCAATTGGTAGAAACCAATTTAGAATTTTTTAAAAAACAGGGAGTTCAGGTTATTTGGCAGTGTGGAAAATTATATTTTGATGAATATGAAAAATACAATGAGATAGAAAATATCCAAGTACATCAATTTGTAAATAGAATGGACTATGCGTATGCGGCTTCAGATATTATTATTTCTAGAGCAGGTGCAAGTTCGGTTTCCGAATTGTGCATTGTTGGTAAGCCGGTTATTTTTATTCCGTCGCCAAACGTATCAGAAGATCATCAAACAAAAAATGCAAGGTCAATTGCAGATAAACATGCTGCAATTTTATTAAAAGAAACTGAGTTGGAGTCATTTCCAATTGTTTTTGAAACTTTAATAAAAGATAAAGGAAAACAAGAGCATTTATCAGAAAATATAAAGGAGTTAGCGTTGCCAGGAGCAACCACAGATATCGTTAATGAAGTAGAAAAATTATTACAAAAGTGA
- the murC gene encoding UDP-N-acetylmuramate--L-alanine ligase: MNLNNIHNVYFVGIGGIGMSAIARYFAANGKKVAGYDKTPSQITLDLESLGVQIHFEDAVKNIPISFLDTKKTLVVYTPAISKNHAELNYFLENDYTVLKRSDILGKITETTFCLAVAGTHGKTTTSAILGHIMATVNATSFLGGIAENYDSNLILGDDKVSVVEADEFDRSFLKLSPNIACVTSMDADHLDIYGDAEALNESFVAFTNKVKDTLIVAKGLPLKGLTYAINEDADYTAFNLKIESGQYIFDVKTPTSEIKNIEFHLPGQHNVMNALAALAMADVYGISLTDIKARLSTFKGVKRRFSYKIKTNDFVLIDDYAHHPTAINAVESSVREMYPKEKVLVVFQPHLFSRTKDFIDDFALALSKFDEVLLLDIYPAREEPIAGVNSEWLLNKITCKNKKLTKKNNLVKDIKNSSAKVVTMLGAGDVGVMINEVAEQLLKTVKYDL, from the coding sequence GTGAATTTAAACAATATACATAACGTCTATTTTGTCGGAATTGGTGGCATAGGAATGAGCGCAATTGCTCGTTACTTTGCGGCGAATGGAAAAAAAGTGGCTGGTTATGATAAAACTCCATCTCAAATCACTTTAGATCTTGAAAGTTTGGGTGTTCAAATTCATTTTGAAGATGCGGTTAAAAATATTCCTATTTCATTTTTGGATACTAAAAAAACGTTGGTGGTGTATACCCCTGCAATTTCTAAGAATCATGCGGAATTAAATTATTTTTTAGAGAATGATTATACGGTTTTAAAAAGATCAGATATTTTAGGTAAAATAACGGAAACAACTTTTTGTTTAGCGGTTGCAGGAACGCATGGTAAAACAACAACTTCTGCTATTTTAGGTCATATTATGGCAACTGTAAATGCAACTTCTTTTTTAGGAGGAATTGCAGAAAATTATGATTCGAACCTAATTTTAGGCGATGATAAAGTGAGTGTTGTAGAGGCGGACGAGTTTGATAGATCTTTCTTGAAATTGAGTCCAAATATTGCCTGTGTAACTTCTATGGATGCAGATCATTTAGATATCTATGGAGATGCGGAAGCTTTAAATGAATCGTTTGTAGCGTTTACAAACAAAGTTAAAGATACTTTAATTGTTGCAAAAGGCTTGCCTTTAAAAGGGTTAACGTATGCAATTAACGAAGACGCAGATTATACTGCCTTTAATTTAAAAATAGAAAGCGGACAATATATTTTTGATGTAAAAACACCAACATCAGAAATAAAAAATATTGAATTTCATTTACCAGGACAGCATAATGTTATGAATGCATTAGCTGCCTTAGCTATGGCAGATGTTTATGGCATTTCATTGACGGATATAAAAGCACGTTTATCAACTTTTAAGGGAGTAAAACGTAGGTTTTCATATAAAATTAAAACGAACGATTTTGTGTTGATTGATGATTATGCGCATCATCCAACAGCAATAAATGCAGTAGAAAGTTCTGTAAGGGAAATGTATCCGAAGGAAAAAGTGTTGGTTGTTTTTCAGCCTCATTTATTTTCTAGAACCAAAGATTTTATTGATGATTTTGCCTTGGCTTTATCCAAATTTGATGAAGTTTTGTTGTTAGATATTTATCCTGCAAGAGAAGAACCAATTGCTGGAGTAAATTCTGAATGGTTGTTAAATAAGATTACGTGTAAGAATAAAAAATTAACTAAAAAAAATAATTTAGTAAAAGATATTAAAAATTCATCGGCAAAAGTGGTAACAATGTTAGGTGCTGGTGATGTTGGAGTTATGATTAATGAGGTAGCAGAACAACTTTTAAAAACAGTTAAATATGATCTTTAA
- a CDS encoding cell division protein FtsQ/DivIB — protein MIFKKFLKYIAFLLLIGSLGFFYSFSVKRNSNKKVKDIIVEFEAGDNHFLTHSMVDKLLIQNDSTVKNQAKSVINLYSLEKTVSENPYVENAAVFLTISGTLKTIIKQRTPVARIINKKDSYYIDKEGLKIPLSPNYTARVLLVSGVDKDEEIKEILPLITVILEDDFLQKEVVGIEKLTNGEYQFSVRSGNYKIDFGSLTEMDVKFKKLKAFYNKAFVDKTIEEYKTINLKYHNQVVCAK, from the coding sequence ATGATCTTTAAGAAGTTTTTAAAATACATAGCATTCCTTTTGTTGATAGGGAGTTTAGGGTTTTTTTATAGTTTTTCTGTAAAAAGAAATTCAAATAAAAAAGTGAAGGATATTATTGTAGAATTTGAGGCTGGAGACAATCATTTTTTGACACATTCTATGGTTGATAAATTGTTAATACAAAATGACTCGACTGTGAAAAACCAAGCAAAATCTGTGATAAATTTATACAGTTTGGAAAAAACAGTTTCAGAAAACCCATATGTTGAAAATGCTGCCGTATTTTTGACCATTTCGGGTACCTTAAAAACAATCATAAAACAGCGAACACCTGTTGCAAGAATTATAAATAAAAAAGATTCTTATTATATTGATAAAGAAGGATTAAAAATACCTTTGTCTCCTAATTATACTGCAAGAGTTCTGTTAGTATCAGGTGTAGATAAAGATGAAGAAATTAAAGAAATATTGCCTTTAATAACAGTTATTTTGGAAGATGATTTTTTGCAAAAAGAGGTAGTAGGAATTGAAAAATTAACCAACGGAGAGTATCAATTTTCCGTGAGAAGTGGAAATTATAAAATCGATTTTGGAAGTTTAACTGAAATGGATGTAAAATTTAAGAAGTTAAAAGCGTTTTATAACAAAGCATTTGTAGATAAAACGATTGAAGAGTATAAAACGATTAATTTAAAATATCACAACCAAGTTGTGTGCGCAAAATAA